CAATCATGGCGTTTCCTTTGATGTTCATTCCGCTCCCTCCCCGTCATTGCGAGGAGCGAAGCGACGAAGCAATCCAGAGTCTTTCCGCAGGGCCAGTCTGGATTGCTTCGCTGCGCTCGCAATGACGCCGAGAGAGCGATGGCCGTCACTTCCTTCCCAACACTTCCTTAGCCTTCTGCCCGAACATGATCTTGCGTGATTCCTCGTCGAACGGCTCTTTCACGAATTTTCCGATCGCGAGCCCCGCCTGCACCTGCGGCCTGGCGCGGACCAGGGCGTACCAGCGCTTGACGTTCGGGTAGTCGTCGAGCGTAAAGCCCTGCGCCTTGTGGGTCATGGTCCAGGGGAAGCAGGCGATGTCGGCAATGGAATAGTCGCCGGCGACATAGGCCCCGGTCTTCTCCAATTGCCGGTCGAGCACGCCATAGAGCCGGGCCGCCTCGTCGCGGTAGCGCTCGATCGCGTAAGGAACCTTCTCCGCCGCATAGAGCGCAAAATGCCCGTGCTGGCCGAGCATCGGCCCAAGGCCGGCCATCTGCCACATCACCCACTGGATGGCAACGGAACGCCCGCGCAAGTCGGTGGGCAAGAAACGGCCGGTCTTCTCCGCGAGATAAATCAGAATGGCGCCGGTCTCGAACACCGAAAACGGCCCGCCGCCGTCGGCGGGTGCGTGATCGACGATCGCGGGGATGCGGTTGTTCGGGGAGATCGCCAGAAATTCGGGGCTGAACTGCTCGCCGGCACGGATATTGACGGGCTTCACCTCATAGGGAAGTCCGAGCTCCTCCAGCATGATCGAGATTTTCCAGCCGTTCGGCGTCGGCGCGTAATAGAGGTCGATCATGACCTTTCCCTTGGCATTTCCCATCGCCGCCGCTGGAATGGAGAGCGACTTTTGTTGTTCTGTACCTCGACGTTAGGACATGGCAGGAAGGGGCGCAACACAACCTGCCGGGAGGTCCGCCATGCTGTTTCCAACCACGATCGCCGGCTCCTTGCCGAAGCCGGAATGGCTCGCCGAGCCCAACATGCTCTGGGCGCCCTGGAAGGCGCAAGGCGACGAGCTTTTGCGCGCCAAGCGCGATGCGACGCTGATCTGGCTGAAGATCCAGGAGGACGCCGGCATCGACATCCTCACCGAGGGCGAGCAGGCCCGGCAACATTTCGTTCACGGTTTCCTGGAGAAGATCGAAGGCATCGATTTCGCCCACAAGGTCGAGATGGGCATCCGCAAGGACCGCTACAAGGCGATGGTGCCGCAGGTGGTCGCGCCTCTTCGGCTGAAGGATCGCGTCCACGCCTTCGAGGCGCGCGTGGCGCGGACGCACACGAAGAAGAAGCTGAAGTTCACCCTGCCCGGCCCGATGACCATCATCGACACCATCGCCGATCGCTATTACGGCGATCGCGTCAAGATGGCGTTTGCCTTTGCCGAGCTGCTGAATGAGGAGGCCAAGGCCTTGCAGGCCGACGGCGTCGATCTCGTGCAGTTCGACGAGCCCGCCTTCAACGTCTACATGGACGAGGTCAACGACTGGGGCATCAAGGCGCTGGAGCGCGCCGCGCAGGGGCTGACCTGCACCACCGCCGTGCACATCTGCTACGGCTACGGCATCAAGGCCAATACGGATTGGAAAGAGACGCTTGGCGGGCAATGGCGGCAGTATGAGCAGATCTTTCCAGCGATCGACGCCAGCCCGATCCAGCAGGTCGCGATCGAGTGCCGCAATTCGAAGGTGCCGCTCGATTTGCTCGCGCTCCTGAAAAACAAGATCGTGCAAGCCGGCGTGATCGACGTCGCCAGCGACACCGTGGAGACCGCCGAGGATGTCGTGAAGGTGATCGATGCGGTGTCGAAATTCGTGCCCAAGAGCAACATCATCGCCACCACCAATTGCGGCATGGCGCCGATGCGGCGCGAGATCGCCGAAGCCAAGCTGATGGCGCTCGGCGCCGGCGCCGCGCTGGCGCGCGAGAAGCTGGGATGATCCGGACGCCGCTCTGCTAGTCCAGAGCGGTTGGATGCAGCGCCGGTTGATATCCGGCGCCCAGCGCCCGCAATGTGGACGGCGGTGTCAGCAGCATTGGGCTCTCCAGATCGTTGCCGGCGCGGGCATAGCCGGCCGCCGACCATCGCCACAGCCGAGCCTTCGTCACCAGAAAGCTCTCCTCGCCCTGCTGCACCATCGCGCCGTCAGGCAATTCTGCCACCGGCATCGGCAGCGCGTGCAGGCGCTTGCGGCCATGATCCAGACGCTCCAAATGGAGCTGGGCGTCCATCGCCTTCGCACTCACCTTGCTCACGCCGTTGCCCGCCTCCCACGCGGCGCGAAAGCGATTGGCGTCGTCGCGGCGGCAGAAGAAGCAGGGCCGGTGACCCGCGGCAAAGGCCGTGGCCTCGTCGAGAAAGAACAGCTCGGTCCAGCTCCGCCGCGCCATCACCGGCCGCCGCCAGCCGCGGAATTCACACAGGCAGGTGATCCAGGCCGGCGACGACCAGCGCTTGTTCAGCAGCGTCTTCGTTGCGGGATCGTGGATGATGCCGCGATTGCCGGTGAACAGGCCGCGATGCGGAGTAGCGATGATGTCACCGGTGGGGGTGACGCGGTTCTGCAGGGGCATGGCGGCCTCCGCTCGTCATTGCGAGGGAGCCCGCGACAAAATTGCGAAGCAATTTTGCGCTGGCGACGAAGCGATCCAGACTATTTCCGCGGATACATTCCTGGATTGCTTCGCTTCGCTCGCAGTGACGACGGCACTCACGCAGCGCCGTCGCGCAGTGGCGGGTGGTAGGACAGCGCGGTGTCCCAGGGGAAGAAGATCCAGGTGTCCTGCGAAACCTCGGTGATGAACGTATCGACCAGCGGGCGCCCCTTCGGCTTGGCGTAGACGGTGGCGAAATGCGCATCGGGCAGCATCTCGCGGACCAGCCTGCCGGTCTTGCCGGTGTCGACGAGGTCGTCGACGATCAGAAGCCCCTTGCCGGTGCCGCCGCCGAGCTTCATGGCCTGTTCGGAGATGCCCTTCAGGACCTGCAACTCGCCCTGCTTGTCGTGGTCGTAGCTGGCGATGCAGACCGTGTCGATCACGCGCACGCCGAGCTCGCGCGCCACGATCGCGGCCGGCACCAGGCCGCCGCGGGTGATCGCGATGACGGCGTGGAACGGGCCGACCTCGTTGAGCCGCCAGGTCAGTGCCCGGCAGTCGCGGTGGAACTGGTCCCACGAGACCGGGAAGGCCCTGCCCGCCCGCTCCTGCGCGCTCAGTTCCGGTGCTTCACCAGCCATTGTCGTCTCCTGCTTCGCCTGCCGGCAAATTCCCTGCTAACGGGTGATGTTCAGTCCTGCCAGCATTTCCTTCACCGCGGCCATGGCTGCCGCGAGCTTGTCCGCATCGCGCGAGCGCACCACGAGGTTGGTATTCGGCTTCTGCTCCTCGTCCATGAAGGGATAGCTGCCGATGATGGTGTCGGGATGGGCGGCGGCAATCGCGCGCAAGGGGCTGCCGATGTCGCCCTCCCGGGCGTTGGCGCGGACCGATTCGGAGAGCATGCGCACGCCCGATTTCAGCTTGGGCGAGACGATGTCCATCATCGCCTGCATGATCGAGGGCACGCCGGCCATCACGATGACATTGCCGATCTTGAAGCCGGGGGCGAGGATGGTGGCGCTCTGGATCAGCTCGGCGCCATCGGGGATGCGGGCCATGCGCAGGCGGGCCTCGTTGAGGTCCTGCTCGCTCCAGCGCTCGCGGAAACGGGCGACGACCTCCGGATGGTGGTCGATACCGACGCCGAACGCCTTGGCGACGCTGTCGGCGGTGATGTCGTCATGGGTCGGGCCGATGCCGCCGGTGGTGAAGACATAGGTGTAGCGATGCCGCAGTGCATCCAGGGCCGCGATGATGTCGGGCTCGTCGTCGGAGACGACCCGGACTTCCTTCAGGTCGATGCCGATATTGGTGAGGTATTCGGCGATGAAGCCGATATTCTTGTCCTTGGTCCGGCCAGACAGGATTTCATCCCCGATGACCAGAATGCCCGCCGTGACGATCTCGCTCATACCTTAAGTCCCTCACCTCTGGTCCCGACTTTGCCGAGGTAACGCGTTGAAGTCACGCGGTTTTGCTGCCGAAATAAGCAGTCCTCAGCCATTTTTTCAGGCAAGCCGCCACGCATTCCCGGCAAATGCCCTCTCTCCATGCTTATCGCGCTGGCCCGCCCCTTGCTACCTCCTCAAAGTCATGCACTCTTGCCGCATGGCCAGGGAGATACGTCGGGATCTATGGCAGTCGCGTTTGACGAAATGAATATTCCCGGTGGGGACCTTCGCCCCGCCTATCAGGAGCTGGCACGCTGGCTCAAGGAGACGCCTCCCGAGGCGCTCGAATACCGCCGCCAGGAAGCCGAGCTCCTGTTCCGCCGCATCGGCATTACCTTTGCGGTCTATGGCGATTCCGAATCGACCGAGCGCCTGATCCCGTTCGACGTGATCCCGCGGATCATGTCCGGCAAGGAATGGGGGGTGCTGGAAAAGGGGCTGAAGCAGCGCGTGAAAGCGCTGAACATGTTCCTGCGCGACGTCTATCATGGCCGCGACATCCTCCGCGCCGGGATCGTGCCCGAAGATCTGATCTTTCAGAACCCGGTGTTCCGGCCCGAGATGAACGGCCAGCAGGTGCCGCACGACGTCTACGTGCACATCGCCGGCATCGACATCGTCCGGATCGATGCCAACGACTTCATCGTGCTGGAGGACAATGCGCGGACGCCGTCCGGCGTGTCGTACATGCTCGAGAACCGCGAGATCATGATGCGGCTGTTTCCGGATCTGTTCGCCCGCCACAGGGTGGCGCCGGTCGAGCGCTATCCGGACGAACTGCTCTCGGCGCTCCGCTCCGTCGCGCCGCTAAGCGCCTCGGGCGAGCCGACCGTCGCCCTGCTCACCCCCGGCGTCTACAACTCGGCCTATTACGAGCACTCCTTCCTCGCCGACAAGCTCGGCATCGAGCTGGTCGAGGGCCGCGACCTCATCGTCAAGAACAACGAAGTGTTCATGCGGACGACGGAAGGGCTGAAGCGAGTCGACGTGATCTATCGCCGCGTCGACGACGACTTCCTCGATCCCCTCACCTTCCGCCCCGATTCCGCACTCGGCGTGCCCGGGCTGATGTCGGCCTATGCGGCCGGCAACATCACGCTCGCCAACGCCGTCGGCACCGGCATCGCCGACGACAAGGCGATCTACTCCTACATGCCCGACATCGTGAAATTCTATCTCGGCGAGGAGCCGGTCCTGAAAAACGTGCAGACCTGGCGCTGCCGCGAGCCGAAGGACCTCGCCTATGTGCTGGATCATTTGAACGAACTCGTCGTCAAGGAGGTGCACGGCTCCGGCGGCTACGGCATGCTGATCGGGCCAGCCGCGACCAAGGCAACGATCGAAGCGTTCCGCGAGAAGCTCAAGCGCGAGCCTGAAGGCTTCATCGCCCAGCCGACGCTGGCGCTCTCGACCTGCCCGACCTGCACGGCGTCCGGACTCGCACCGCGCCACGTGGATCTGCGACCGTTCGTGCTGACCGGCAGCAAGACCACGACGATCGTTCCCGGCGGGCTGACACGCGTTGCGCTGAAGGAAGGCTCCCTGGTGGTGAATTCGAGCCAGGGCGGCGGCACCAAGGACACCTGGATTTTGGACGAGTAGAGAGATGCTGTCGCGTACCGCCGAAAACCTCTACTGGCTCGCCCGCTACGTCGAACGGGCCGAATATCTCGCGCGTACCATCGATGCGACGCTGCGGGTCACGGCCTTGCCGGCCGCCTATATCGGCAAGACCAATGAATGGGACTCCGCGCTGCTCACCGCAGGCGTCGCCGCCAGCTTCTATCAGACCTACGAGGAAGCCAACGAGCACAACGTCGTCGACTACCTCTCGTTCTCCGTAGACAACCCGTCCTCGATCAGGAACTGCATCGAGGCGGCGCGGCTGAACTCGCGCTCGGTGCGCACCGCGCTGACCAGCGAGATGTGGGACACCATCAACTCGGCCTGGATCGAGCTACAGGCGGTCTGGAACAAGGGCACCTCGACGCGCGAGGACCTCGCAAAATTCCTGCGCTTCGTGCAGGAGACCTCGCTGCGCTTCGACGGCTCGGCCTACCGGACCATGCTCCGCAACGACGCCTACTGGTTCTCCCGGCTCGGCCTGCATCTGGAGCGCGCCGACAACACCGCGCGCATTCTCGACGTGAAGTATCACGTGCTGCTGCCGGAAGAGGAGCACGTCGGCGGCCCGCTGGACTTCTATCAGTGGAGCTCGATCCTGCGCTCGGTGTCGGCGCTGACGGCCTATCATTGGGTCTATCGCGAAACGCTGAAACCGTGGCTGGTCGCGGATTTGCTCATTCTCAACGGCACGCTGCCGCGCTCGCTGGCGAGCTGTTACGACAATCTCGTGCGCAATCTCGACCAGATCGGCGTCGCCTATGGCCGCCAGGGCCCGGCACAGCGCCACGCCCGCGGCATCCGCAACCGGCTCGAACACAGCAATATGAACGACATTTTCCAGCATGGCGTGCATGAATTCATTCAGGAATTCATCACGGACAATTCCAGGCTGGGCGAAATCATCACCAAGCAGTATCTGATCTGATGTCCCCCGGCTGACGAAAACGGGATATCGTCATGGCCGGGCTTGTCCCGGCCATCCACGTTCTTGCCTTCGCGCGCCGAAGAAGATCGTGGATGCCCGGGACAAGCCCGGGCATGACGAGCTTCTTCACGGTAAGCAGTCAGGCTAACCACTAACTTCACGGTCCACCATGCGCCTGCGAATCCTGCACACGACGACCTATCGCTACGAGCCGCCGGCCACCAGCGTGATCCAGATCCTGCGCATGACCCCGTGCAGCCATGACGGGCAATATGTTGCGGAGTGGCAGATCGACGTCTCCACAGACACCAGGCTCGATGCCCACGAAGACGCGTTCGGCAACGTCACCCATGTGCTGTCCTGCGGGCCCGTGGGCGATATCCGGATCACCGCCGAAGGGCTGATCGAAACCCACGACACCGGCGGCGTGCTGCGCGGTACCGACGAGCGCTTTCCGGTGGGCATGTTCCTGCGCGACACCGACCTGACCTCGGTCAATCCGGCGATGATGGCGGTCGCGCGCCAGTTGCGCAGCGAGGCCGAGAGCGACACGCTCGGCTTCCTGCACACGCTGATGACGGAGATCGGCGATCACATGACGTTCGACGAGGACCCGACCAACAGCGGCACGTCGGCCGCCGAGGCATTCACGCTCAAGCGCGGTGTCTGCCAGGACTATGCGCACATTTTCATCGCCTGCGCCCGCACCAGCGGCGTGCCGGCGCGCTTCGTCTCCGGTCACTTCCTGCGCTCGGACGGCACGGTGCATCAGGACGCCGGCCATGCCTGGGCTGAAGCCTACGTGCCCGATCTCGGCTGGGTCGGCTTCGATCCCGCCAACAGCATCTGCGCCACCGATGCCCATGTCCGCGTCGCGATCGGGCTCGACTATCTTGGCGCAGCCCCGGTGCGTGGCACCCGCTATGGCGGCGGCTCCGAGACTCTGACGGTGGCGGTGAAGGTCGAGCAGGCCGGCCGCGGCGGGCCGTCGCAATCGCAATCCCAGCGACAGAGCTAGGCGCAGCCGTCCGAACCCACGGGCCGTGCTACACTCACGGGGATCAGACCTGCTCTCCTGCGAGGACCCCATGGCAACCGTCAAGCTGCTTTCGGACGATGAACTCTCCCCTGAAGCGCGTGCCGTCTTCGAGGATATCCGCAAGGTGCGGAAGTCGGATTTCGTCAACAATTTCTGGCGCGCGCTGGCGCATGATCCGAAGACGCTGCGGAGGACGTGGGAGAGCATCAAGGAGGTGATGGCCCCCGGTGCGCTCGATCCCAAGGTCAAGGAGATGCTCTATGTCGCGGTTTCGATCGCGCATGGCTGCAGCTATTGCATCCACTCCCACACCGCCGCCGCACGGGCCAAGGGCATGTCCGAAGCCGAATATGCCGAGATGCTCGCCATCGTCGGCATGGCCGCGGAGACCAACCGGCTGGTCACGGCGCTTGGTGTGCCGGTCGACGAGGCGTTTCTGGTCGGTGCCGCTGACTGAGTGGCGGGGCTAACCGTCCGGGGAATCGGGGGTTTCATGCCTCCCCGAAATTGGCTAGTAATTCCGCGCAAACGCGTTCGGGGACTGGAAATGACCTATTGTTGCGGAATCCTGGTTCGGGACGGTCTGGTGATGATCGCCGATACCCGCACCAATGCCGGGCTCGACAACGTCTCGACCTTCCGCAAGCTGCACATCTTCTCGAAGCCCGGCGACCGCATCATGGCGATCGCCAGCGCCGGCAACCTCGCCATCAGCCAGTCGGTACTGTCCACGCTGACCGAAGGGCTGGAGGACCCCAACACGGGTGAGATCGAGACGCTGATGAACGCGCCGACCATGTTCCAGGCCGCCCAGCGCATCGGCCGGGCGATCCGTGCGGTGCATGCGACCGAGGGCCCCGCACTGCGATCCGAGGACGTCTCGTTCGACGTCTCGTTCCTGTTCGGCGGCCAGATCAAGGGCGCGCGCATGCGCCTGTTCATGGTCTACACCGCCGGCAATTTCATCGAGTGCACCACCGATACGCCATACTTGCAGATCGGCGAGCACAAATACGGCAAGCCGGTGCTCGACCGCGCCATGCATTACGACGTCGAACTCTACGAGGCGCTGAAGACCGGCCTGATCTCGATGGACTCGACCATGCGCTCGAACCTCGGCGTCGGCCTTCCGATCGACGTGCTGGTGGTGCGCGCCGACGCGTGCGATGCCGATCTCAACCACCGCATCGAGGCCGGCGAGCCCTACTTCCACGATCTGCGCTCGCGCTGGTCGGCGGCGCTGCGCGCGGCGCATCAGAACATTCCGCGGCCGCCCTACAAGAACGAAAAAGAACCGAAAACCTGACAACTGAAGAAAAGGCAGGAAACGATGAGTGAAGCAAAGAAGATCGCCGTAGTGACGGGCGCCGGCACCGGGGTCGGGCGCGCCGCGTCGCTGGCCCTGATGAACACCGGCTTCACCGTGGTGCTGGTCGGGCGCCGGCTCGACATGCTCGAGGAAACCGCGAAGCTCGGCCCCGCCGGCAAGAGCCTTTGCGTCACCGCCGACATGACCAAGCCGGAACAGATCGCGGCCCTGTTCGACAAGGTGAAGGCGACCTATGGCCGCCTCGACGTGCTGTTTAACAATGCCGGCATGGGCGCGCCCGCCATCCCCTTCGAGGACCTCAGCCTCGAGCAGTGGCAGGCGGTGGTGAACACCAACCTCACCGGCCCCTTCCTGTGCACCCAGCACGCCTTCCGCATCATGAAGGACCAGAGCCCGCGCGGTGGCCGCATCATCAACAACGGCTCGATCTCGGCGCATGCGCCGCGGCCGCTGTCGGCGCCCTACACCTCGACCAAGCACGCCATCACCGGCCTGACCAAGGCCTCAAATCTCGACGGCCGTGCCTACGACATCGCAGTCGGCCAGGTCGACATCGGCAATGCCGCGACCCCGATGACGGACCGCATGGTCAACGGTCCCGGCGTCCTGCAGCCGGACGGCACGTCGAAGCAGGAGCCGCGCATGGACGCGAAGGCGGTCGGCGACGCCGTCGCCTACATGGCCGGCCTGCCGCTGGATGCCAACGTGCTGACGATGACCGTGATGGCGACCAAGATGCCGTTCGTCGGACGGGGTTGAACTCAAAACTGCGAAAACAACCCCATGCACAGTAGGGATCTCATTGATTTCCCTAGGCTCTGTCCACGGTCGTGCCCCGGACGCTGCGCGGCATGAAATGACGCGCTGCTGAGCCGGGGCCCATGCCTCGGCGATCTCGTGCTCGGCCCTCTGGGTCCCGGCCCTGCACCGCAACGCTGACGCGTTGCGGCTTGTCCGGGACACAAAACCGTCTCCCTACTCCAAACTCTCCACCTTCCGCAGGCTCGGAAACAGCTTCATCCAGAGCAGCGCCACTGCGACGGTGGCAACGCCGCCGAGCACGGCGGCGGGCATGGCGCCGAGCAGCGCGGCGGCCACCCCGCTTTCGAACTGGCCGAGCTGGTTCGAGGCGTTGATGAAGAGGAAATTGACTGCTCCGACCCGGCCGCGCATCTCGTCGGGCGTGGACAGTTGCACCAGCGAGAAACGGATCACGACACTGATCGTATCGGCGGCGCCGAGCACGGCGAGCGACAGCACCGACAGCCACATCCACGACGACAACGCGAACACGATGGTGGCGAGACCGAACACGATCACGGCCTGGAACATGCGCAGGCCGACATGCCTGGAGATGGCGTGACGCGCCAGCACCATGGTCATCAGCAATGCGCCGACCGCGGGCGCTGCACGCAGCACGCCGAGCCCGACCGGGCCGGTCTGAAGGATGTCGCGGGCATAGATCGGCAAGAGCGCAGTGACGCCGCCGAACAGCACCGCGAACAAATCGAGTGAGATCGTGCCGAGGATGGCGGGATTACTGCGAATGAAGCGGACGCCGGCAAAGATGTTGTCCGACGCCGTCCCCTCCTTCGCGATGGCCTGCGGGCGCGGGCGGATGAAGCCGGTCAGGATCATCCCGAGAATCCAGAACAGCAGCATCATGGCATAGGCCAGATGCGGGGCGACCGCATAAGCGAAGCCGCCGAGAGCCGGCCCCGTGATGGTCGCGACCTGCGCCGCGCCACTGGAGACGGCGGTGGCGCGCTGCAGCGAACCTTGCGGCGCGATCAGCGGCAGCAGTGCCGCCGTGGTCGGGCTCTCGAACGCGCCGGCAATGCCGAGCACGAAGGTCGCGATGAAGATCTGCACCTCGCCGACCGCGCCGAGATAGGTGATGATTGCGAGATAGAGCGCGGTCGCGGCCTCAACGAGCTGGCAGAGCTGGACTACGCGTTTGCGCTCATAACGGTCGGCGGCGTGGCCGGCGACGAACACCAAAAGCGCGGTGGGCAGGAACTGCACGAGGCCGACCATGCCGAGGTCGAAGGCCGAGCCGGTGAGATCGTAGATCTGCCAGCCGATCGCGACCGCCGCGATCTGGCTGGAAAAGCGCGACAGGCTGCGCGAGAGCAGGAAGAACAGGAAGGCGCGATGGGTCAGGAGTTGGCCGGCGGTCACCGGTGAATTCACGGCTGCTGGCTGCTCAGGCATCGCCTGTTGGTCACCCCTGACTTTGGCTCCCCTGGATGTTCTCCGCGTGACTGACGCAGACCGGCTTGTCAACAGCGGGCCGGCCAACACCATTCCCGGCATTGCCTTTGCAGCGCAGGCGCGGCCATAATCATTGAGGGTTTGGGGACATCATGCTGCGCCTGCAATCGGCACTCGGCATTTTCGCATTGCTGTTGATCGCCTTCGCGCTGGCGGAGAACCACCGCGCCGTATCGCTCCGGCGGGCGGCCATCGGCCTCGTCGCCACCTTCGTCACCGCGATCGTGCTGCTGAAGCTGCCGGTCGTCGCGCACGCTTTCGGTGCCATCAACGACGCGGTTGGTGCGATTTCCGCGGCCTCGCGCGCCGGAAGCGCTTTCGTGTTCGGCTATGTCGGCGGCGGCACGCTGCCTTTCGACGTCAAGGTGCCGGGCGCCGATTTCATCCTCGCGTTCCAGGCGCTGCCGATCGTTCTGGTGATGAGCGTGCTGACGACGCTCTTGTTCCATTGGCGCGTGCTGCCGCCGGTCGTGCGCGGCATGGCCTGGCTGCTGGAGCGGACGCTCGGCGTCGGCGGCGCGGTGGGCCTCTCGACCGCCGCCAACATCTTTCTCGGAATGGTCGAGGCGCCGCTGTTCGTGCGGCCCTATCTGAAGCAGATGACCCGCAGCGAACTGTTCCTGGTGATGACCGGCGGCATGGCGGGCATCGCCGGCACCGTGCTGGTGCTCTATGCGACGCTGCTGGCGCCCCTCATTCCCGATGCGGCCGCGCATTTCGTCATCGCCTCCGTGCTGGGCGCGCCGGCTGCGATCCTCGTCAGCCTGATCATGGTGCCCGAGACCTCCGACAGACACACCGGCGGCGCGCTGGAAGACCCGGAGATGGAAGTATCCGGCACGATGGACGCGATCGTGAAAGGCACCAGCGCGGGCCTCGAGCTGCTGCTCAACATCGTCGCGATGCTGCTGGTGCTGGTGGCGCTGGTCTATCTCGTCAACGCCCTGCTCGGCCAGCTGCCGAACGTCGGCGGCGCCGCGATCTCGTTACAGCGCCTGCTCGGTCTCGTGATGGCGCCGGTGTGCTGGCTGATGGGACTGCCGTGGGATCAGGCGATCACCGCCGGCAGCCTGATGGGCACCAAGACGGTGCTCAACGAATTGATCGCCTATGTCGACTTCTCGAAACTGCCGCCCGACACGCTCGACCCGCGCTCCCGCCTGATCATGCTCTATGCCATGTGCGGCTTCGCCAACTTCGCCAGCCTCGGCATCATGATCGGCGGCCTCGGCGTGATGGCGCCTGAGCGGCGCGAGGAGATCAACGCCCTCGGGTTGAAGTCGATCGTGTCGGGGACGCTGACGACGTGCTTGATGGGGGCGGTGGTGGGAGTTCTAGCGTAGCGACGACTGCCCCCATCGCCCGCGTTCAAGTGCACAATTTCGACTTCTGCAAGATGCGGCGCACCTCGGCCAGCTTGGCACGGCACGGCTCGGCTGCCATGGCTTTCGCCTCGCTTTCCCGTCCCTGCGCCCACAGCAGCACCGCCATCAGACCTTGCGCGCCGGAGCGCACCGGCCCACCCGCCACATCCGACGCTGCCAGCGACATGGCGGTTCGCGCCTCCGTCTCGGCGTACCGCAGGTTCGCTTGTTCCAGAAAGAAGACCGCGCGGAAGACGTGAGCCCGCGCGTCTTTCGGGTAGCGGGTGACCAGGTCGAAAGATCGGCGAACCATCTCGTCAGACTTCGCCGGAACTTCCGAGGCACGGATATAGTTCAGGGCGTCCGCCATGTATGACGAATAATGGAAGGATGCGAAGCCGGCGGAGATCAGAGATCCGAGGGATGCTGCAAGCAACGTCACGCCGGCGCTCCGCGGCAGGCTGTCATAGGACCAAAAGGCCAGCCACGGCATGATCGCAAGCGCGGCGCCGGCCACCGCACCGCCGGCATGGGCATAATAATTGACATTGCCGGAGGCACCAAAGGCCAACGGCAGCAATGCGGGCACACCGAAGAAGAGCGACGTCTTCAATCGCGATATGGTTTGATCGGCATCCGCTTCGGGTTCGAAGCTCGCGACGAACAAAGCGGCGATGAGCCCGGTAATGGCGCCGGACGCGCCGACGCCGACCGTGCCGGGGCCATTGCCCAGCAGGGAGC
The sequence above is drawn from the Bradyrhizobium amphicarpaeae genome and encodes:
- a CDS encoding proteasome-type protease; this encodes MTYCCGILVRDGLVMIADTRTNAGLDNVSTFRKLHIFSKPGDRIMAIASAGNLAISQSVLSTLTEGLEDPNTGEIETLMNAPTMFQAAQRIGRAIRAVHATEGPALRSEDVSFDVSFLFGGQIKGARMRLFMVYTAGNFIECTTDTPYLQIGEHKYGKPVLDRAMHYDVELYEALKTGLISMDSTMRSNLGVGLPIDVLVVRADACDADLNHRIEAGEPYFHDLRSRWSAALRAAHQNIPRPPYKNEKEPKT
- a CDS encoding SDR family oxidoreductase, producing the protein MSEAKKIAVVTGAGTGVGRAASLALMNTGFTVVLVGRRLDMLEETAKLGPAGKSLCVTADMTKPEQIAALFDKVKATYGRLDVLFNNAGMGAPAIPFEDLSLEQWQAVVNTNLTGPFLCTQHAFRIMKDQSPRGGRIINNGSISAHAPRPLSAPYTSTKHAITGLTKASNLDGRAYDIAVGQVDIGNAATPMTDRMVNGPGVLQPDGTSKQEPRMDAKAVGDAVAYMAGLPLDANVLTMTVMATKMPFVGRG
- a CDS encoding MFS transporter is translated as MPEQPAAVNSPVTAGQLLTHRAFLFFLLSRSLSRFSSQIAAVAIGWQIYDLTGSAFDLGMVGLVQFLPTALLVFVAGHAADRYERKRVVQLCQLVEAATALYLAIITYLGAVGEVQIFIATFVLGIAGAFESPTTAALLPLIAPQGSLQRATAVSSGAAQVATITGPALGGFAYAVAPHLAYAMMLLFWILGMILTGFIRPRPQAIAKEGTASDNIFAGVRFIRSNPAILGTISLDLFAVLFGGVTALLPIYARDILQTGPVGLGVLRAAPAVGALLMTMVLARHAISRHVGLRMFQAVIVFGLATIVFALSSWMWLSVLSLAVLGAADTISVVIRFSLVQLSTPDEMRGRVGAVNFLFINASNQLGQFESGVAAALLGAMPAAVLGGVATVAVALLWMKLFPSLRKVESLE
- a CDS encoding NupC/NupG family nucleoside CNT transporter, translated to MLRLQSALGIFALLLIAFALAENHRAVSLRRAAIGLVATFVTAIVLLKLPVVAHAFGAINDAVGAISAASRAGSAFVFGYVGGGTLPFDVKVPGADFILAFQALPIVLVMSVLTTLLFHWRVLPPVVRGMAWLLERTLGVGGAVGLSTAANIFLGMVEAPLFVRPYLKQMTRSELFLVMTGGMAGIAGTVLVLYATLLAPLIPDAAAHFVIASVLGAPAAILVSLIMVPETSDRHTGGALEDPEMEVSGTMDAIVKGTSAGLELLLNIVAMLLVLVALVYLVNALLGQLPNVGGAAISLQRLLGLVMAPVCWLMGLPWDQAITAGSLMGTKTVLNELIAYVDFSKLPPDTLDPRSRLIMLYAMCGFANFASLGIMIGGLGVMAPERREEINALGLKSIVSGTLTTCLMGAVVGVLA
- a CDS encoding rhomboid family intramembrane serine protease; translated protein: MATNTFGRRGVTAPPSRASIQPVAAPIAPEIVRDPARSFPSEGTLLGDNKLLADIPFLTIGLICGLLLIFALQRSLAIDVARDGDLDVRSLIAQGASGYDLVVGRGEWWRIGLAPLLHGSGWHLISNCVGLFIVGVRLESLIGRGWFALIFVASALAGEVGSLLGNGPGTVGVGASGAITGLIAALFVASFEPEADADQTISRLKTSLFFGVPALLPLAFGASGNVNYYAHAGGAVAGAALAIMPWLAFWSYDSLPRSAGVTLLAASLGSLISAGFASFHYSSYMADALNYIRASEVPAKSDEMVRRSFDLVTRYPKDARAHVFRAVFFLEQANLRYAETEARTAMSLAASDVAGGPVRSGAQGLMAVLLWAQGRESEAKAMAAEPCRAKLAEVRRILQKSKLCT